The Candidatus Cloacimonadota bacterium nucleotide sequence AGCCTTACACAAATATCCAGATAGCGATAGATTCTGCTTCTGAACAGGATACTATATTGGTTCATCCCGGCACATATTTCGAAAACATTGAAATTTCGGGCAGACATTTGACTATCAGCAGCCTTGAACTAATCACTTCAGATAGCACTTACATTGCTCAGACGGTGATAGACGGTAACCAAAGCAGTAGTTGCATTTTTATTGACGGGAATGCCATAGTTACTATTCGTGGTCTATACATGACCAACGGGATCGGGACTCCTACACATCCTGATTATGGAGATCTTACAAGAGTAGGGGGAGGTGTCTATGCTTATGACAGCGATGTTTCAATAATCAATTGCCGGGTCATTAATAACCGGGCAAAGGGTGGAGCAGGGATCCTTTTGGCTTACAGTTCTGGATATTTAGCCGGCACAATCATAAGCAATAACTGGGGGGAATCCAGTGGAGCATTTCGTTTTTTTGGATACTCAGTAACGGAAAGGACATTGGAATTCGATCCAATTAACCGATGTAGCATTTATAACAATTATGCGTCAATTGGGATCGATATGTTTATCACCCTACAACACATGACACATATAGATATTTACCTTGATAAGTTTACCGTGCCGGAATCATCGGTTTATTTTAGAGAATGTGTTAGTGTAAAACATGAATACGAATACAACGGTATTGAGGCTACTTTCACGTTTCATTGCAACACTACAGTCCTGACTCAGCAGTATGCTGACTTTTATGTGAGCCCGGATGGTGATGATGCCAATGCCGGTCTTTCTCCTGAAGAACCGCTAAAGACCATTGCTCTGGCTTTACATAGGATCGGTGCAGATAGCCAGCGTCCTCATACTATCTATCTGGCCAATGGAATCTACGCCGAAGACCAGCACTTTCCACTCAATTTGCGTAGCTATGTAAGCATTGTGGGCGAAAGCGAAGAAGGCGTAATCTTTGGCGTTGGTGCTCCGACTACATTCATAAACGGCTGGGACTCTGAAAAAGAGGTGACGATCAAAAATATCACATTCCAGGGTCCGGTTTATCAAGGATTTGCTCGTTTTGTGCTGATTTTTTGCAAATCTCGCGACACATTTGTTGGTGTAGTCGATAAGTTTAGTTTAACTTTGGAAAACATCAGTTTCCGCAATATCTATCCTCTGCATTACAATCTTCCGTTAGTGTTAGCCCAGATGACATATCCGGAAAAACTGATATTGCGTAATGTCACAGTGGAAAACTGTATGGTATCTACGGCCTTTTATTTATGGGGTGGAAATGTTTACGGGGATAATGTCCGCATACACAACACGTATGCTTCGCCATATGGTTTATTGGCAGGACACGCACTAAATATTTTCACTAATGATCCGCTACGAACCGGAGGGGATAATATATTTCATAATCTTGAGATAACTAATTGTAATTCAAGGTCTATCGGGGGTTCATTGGATTGTATCGTTAAGATTGGGCATTCATTTTTGCCTACCGAGTTTAGGACTTACTTTATCAATTCTACTATCACGGACAATCACTGGAGTACCGGTTATGGTGCTGCCATAAACTTGCTTGAGGATGCCAAGGTAAGCTTTATCAACAGCATTATCAGCAATGAAGCAGGTATCAATTTTATGCTGCTCAACGAGGACCTGCCTTCGAATTTACAGTTTCTGAATTGCCTGGTCGGCCCCTCTGAGAATCCCGAAGACACCGTTTACAATATGGGACCGAACAACACGATCGAATGGTATGGAACGAATCTAAGCTGCGATCCGGGGTTTTATGCCTGGGAAGAGGGCAAT carries:
- a CDS encoding T9SS type A sorting domain-containing protein; the encoded protein is MKIILTFILLLPALLSAAILQVALDGSQPYTNIQIAIDSASEQDTILVHPGTYFENIEISGRHLTISSLELITSDSTYIAQTVIDGNQSSSCIFIDGNAIVTIRGLYMTNGIGTPTHPDYGDLTRVGGGVYAYDSDVSIINCRVINNRAKGGAGILLAYSSGYLAGTIISNNWGESSGAFRFFGYSVTERTLEFDPINRCSIYNNYASIGIDMFITLQHMTHIDIYLDKFTVPESSVYFRECVSVKHEYEYNGIEATFTFHCNTTVLTQQYADFYVSPDGDDANAGLSPEEPLKTIALALHRIGADSQRPHTIYLANGIYAEDQHFPLNLRSYVSIVGESEEGVIFGVGAPTTFINGWDSEKEVTIKNITFQGPVYQGFARFVLIFCKSRDTFVGVVDKFSLTLENISFRNIYPLHYNLPLVLAQMTYPEKLILRNVTVENCMVSTAFYLWGGNVYGDNVRIHNTYASPYGLLAGHALNIFTNDPLRTGGDNIFHNLEITNCNSRSIGGSLDCIVKIGHSFLPTEFRTYFINSTITDNHWSTGYGAAINLLEDAKVSFINSIISNEAGINFMLLNEDLPSNLQFLNCLVGPSENPEDTVYNMGPNNTIEWYGTNLSCDPGFYAWEEGNPYTLGQDSPCIDAGTMDFSIFNLPDWYQFPAYDLTGDPRIYGNQVDMGAYEWQGQVGVENLLAPPTLSMNNYPNPFNPSTTIEFNIPENGRALVSVYNTKGQRVKNLLDADLPRGKHTLVWDGRDANNHSLASGIYFFKLESGGKISIRKVMLMK